The following nucleotide sequence is from Nothobranchius furzeri strain GRZ-AD chromosome 11, NfurGRZ-RIMD1, whole genome shotgun sequence.
cattcagctgatcagaggtcagctctgatggccgcagtcacggccgaccgtgctgaaatcacacaggaattcaggtgacccggcaggcaccaggtgctggtgaaagtggggacatgtcagctggttgccatggctacagttatctttatgcatctgtatgactgctgactggtgtgtgtttcctgtgacctttgacctcagaccgtacggttgggcgttcagacgatggctaactttaattccatcaaggtaagaggaagctcttcccttcctgtctgagcgatccgtctccaggtttcctcgtccggcgtccagcccgctggcgtccaccttcatctcactgggtttggtttctctccaggagctgaacaaccgctggcgctcgctgcaacagctggctgaagaccggagcaacatgctgggcagcgcccatgaggtgcagcgcttccacaggtaccccgcacacttatgcgccgcttacgggtcagtagagtttggacccacactcagacggagttctgatgtcttctcagagacgctgatgagaccaaagagtggatcgaggagaagaaccaggccctgaacacagacaactacggccaccacctggccagcgttcaggctctgcagcgtgaacatgaaggctttgagcgtgacctggcagctctgggtgataaggtccgcttcctgatcggtaccaggacccgagttgtctctggagacacgttcttcatggttctggtgactccaccccagccgttcctgatcagcgatcagcggggtgctttcctatttaaggtggatggaggacacaatttgacgccagaagattgcctcagttttggtagtaaccagccactcgtgttacctctagtgttcctaggattaatgttatttcgttgtgtttttgctcttatattggatttaccattcttcaggattcctgtcgacctcattggatactgaactctactccaggatttggatattcaagacacggaccttatcaccaccctccataacccacctctcatctcacccagtgccccatccaccaggacgccccgcttctctccacctctgctccctctcctgcgcttcccccggctctctacctctccctcctccagccaacacatacacccaccacagtaagtctgctgaacacctctgcctgcctacaatggattttgaaaccagaacctatgctcacctgtgttctccctcctccagatgctgagctgttgttgcagttccaaccacagacttgtctgtgcaccttaagttcctccttataaagaaataattttttccatcagtttttggtcagtgttgtattctgcatgtcttgggttaagtaccttcctccaaacatgacactcctcttcaaagagcaaatctgttcagcacattctgacagacagaccaccattcttctgtcatgatgctgtacaggacatttttagagtttttctttttaaagataaataggattacatttaaatagcaatactttcacattatcattttcccacacttctgtataactgtattttgttgtttttcaataaagaatgacaaattaattaagtttggatttgttgcacacaaatacatatctgtaaaaaatatctacaaagctaatgtttacataacaagtatgattgggttttgcaatacggcactattttagtaagatttttaaaccaagtaaagttagtaaagaacacatttctattgtctgctaagaaactgttgggatttaaaatgggcctgttgtacaaataacttgtaaatgattattcctcacttttgtcttaaccaaagaaattccagtaattgagcaaaaacatttatttttaacactacattttataaaacagggcgcaaagtgtcggcacatgtatgtatgtcgatggtccaccccaaccgaaccaggagacacagacgtcagggaggccaaggttgtctctgcagctctctgggcaccacgcctcactcagctgtccccaatgatccaaatggctatggagaaaaaataacaggtttgtcataattgtttaaagtacaaaaccatacatgaagtggtgagacaggtatgtggaacttacacttgctgcgttgtgtagctgatgttggagacacacaggctgccatggtgacattgaaacagatctaagaaaaaaatgaaaattaaaaactccaagacctcatgtcatatttactaatcagctatggctgatttattgtttggatcacagtgagttacactaattctaatatattttatttctattataca
It contains:
- the LOC129164913 gene encoding uncharacterized protein isoform X2, encoding MANFNSIKELNNRWRSLQQLAEDRSNMLGSAHEVQRFHRDADETKEWIEEKNQALNTDNYGHHLASVQALQREHEGFERDLAALGDKVRFLIGTRTRVVSGDTFFMVLVTPPQPFLISDQRGAFLFKVDGGHNLTPEDCLSFGFLSTSLDTELYSRIWIFKTRTLSPPSITHLSSHPVPHPPGRPASLHLCSLSCASPGSLPLPPPANTYTHHNAELLLQFQPQTCLCTLSSSL
- the LOC129164913 gene encoding uncharacterized protein isoform X1, with protein sequence MAEEAPMVQAQQQEHLGSAPGKTVRLGVQTMANFNSIKELNNRWRSLQQLAEDRSNMLGSAHEVQRFHRDADETKEWIEEKNQALNTDNYGHHLASVQALQREHEGFERDLAALGDKVRFLIGTRTRVVSGDTFFMVLVTPPQPFLISDQRGAFLFKVDGGHNLTPEDCLSFGFLSTSLDTELYSRIWIFKTRTLSPPSITHLSSHPVPHPPGRPASLHLCSLSCASPGSLPLPPPANTYTHHNAELLLQFQPQTCLCTLSSSL